The Rhododendron vialii isolate Sample 1 chromosome 1a, ASM3025357v1 region TCCACAGCATTTTGGCTTCTAAACACGTCCCACATCCCATCACTCCCAATTATCAAAAATTCATCTTCTTTTGTTAGTGTAAGTAACTTCAATTCTGGTTCAGCACTCAAGGGTCCACCCATTCCGGTGGTGGTTTCCTTTAATCCGTTCATGTGCCAATCTCCTAGGGCCCGCGTTACGCCCAGTTGACCATTCAAGTATCCATCGTCGATAAATCCTCCCAATGACTCAATCCTCATCCTTTCATTATCGCAGCATGGCCTGTGATCTTTTGACATTTCTATGACCATTCCGCGTCGAGATAGTACTGCTCGGCAATCACCGGCATTCGCTACAAGTAAAGATCTGAGGAAAGTGACAATAATTAAGCTAATGCATGCACAAAACATATAACGCttctcaaaagaaaaagggtgTGCAGGCATCCCTAGAGTTCAACAGTCCCCATTTCAACTTTTGAATGTGCGGTAACATGTACAAATTCATCTTCTTTAGGCACCCATCTAAATCGTACAATCCCCGAAATTTAAAAGCAGATGGTAAGCAAACATCATACATTGAAGTTTGAGAAGCATCAGTAAGACAAAGGAAACCCCAAATTCAAATGCCAATATATTTATTTGCAAGCTCCTGGTTTAAAATTTGATTAGAGCAGTAACTATTTAGGTTTACATGTCTTTTTGTGTGCTTTTTTCTTCCTATTATTCCATAAGAAAGGAAAGTTTTGCAGTCTCTCGTTTTTGGTGGTAAAGACTGCAGCCGGAATGGTTTCTTGCGTATGAGCAGAGATTTACTTGTTTTGGGGTAAAATTATTCAGCTCTAAACCCACTAAGTTTTCTGTTCTCACTTCTTCTAGCTTTGAAATTGTGAACTATTAAACTCATCCTTCAGTCTATGCGATTGTCAACCGAAAGCTAACACCCTCATTGCCCCCCAGTTTGTCACCAGAAGCTCACTTTAATAAGCCCCAAAGGTAAGGTGAGTATAATGCTGAATTCAACAAGATCCTACATTGTAAGTTGTAACTATCCTTTTCTTAATAAGCCCCAAAGGTAAGTCTCTCCTACATTCCCCCCCAGTTTGTCACCAGAAGCTCACTTTAATAAGCCCCAAAGGTAACGTGAGTATAATGCTGAATTCAACAAGATCCTACATTGTAAGTTGTAACTATCCTTTTCTTATTTACTTTTTCAGGAAGGAACCAAAACAAATGGGCAAACAACAGTGAAGTTACCTCCCAAATATCATTGCAGTGAGAGCAGTTGTGCCAGAAGACAGGGCAGACTCAAGAGAGCATGACTTTGCAAAGGCAGCATCTGTTTCCATAAATGATCTTGTGACCACTTTCTCAAGTTCTAAAGGGAAATCAGCATCCTCAACAATGACCCTTGGTAAGTGTTCGCGGACAAAATTTGCTGCACCCTTTCCCCCATGTCCATCAAACACCTATCATTTTAACCAGTTGCCGTTTTCAGTTGTCACAAGCCGAAAAACATTTCTGATATTTGATGTGCAATATTGCTTGTCCATATTCTACTCCTGAACATCATCATTCATAGGCTATATTATTCTTTTTATCCACAAGTGATATCTACTTGATTAAAACATTTGAGAGCTCTACATTTGAAATTAGTAATTCTCCTGCTGTTCCGAGATAATGTTAATCAATTAACTGAATTAGCACAAGAACTAAGCAGACAAACAATGGACAACCAAAGTAGGTTAAAGAACTTACACCATAGAAGGAGATAGCTTCCTCATCAAGTACATTGTAACCGAAGTTCTTTGCTAGGTTGGTAATGCATATGTGAGTATCCTCCATATCGGAGCGACCACCAATATCAGACCACTCTCCAGACCTAAGGGCTGGGATGAAGTGATTAAATGGATTGTATCTTCTGTTTGAAACCGAGGCATCCTCACTAATGCTTTCCAGCTAGGAAATTTCAGAAAACAAAAGGGACAGGTTAATTTGCAAAGTAGGATTACAAGATAAAACCAAAAGAATATGTAACAGGAGAAAAATctttttgattttattaatGAGAGACGGACATTGTCTTTCCTCAGAACATGAAGaatttcaaaaagaacaaaaaaaatgaacaagatTACAACACGAGGCAGGGCAAGAAATTCATAAATGACAAACTGTTGGAAAAAATGCCCACCTGATAGAAGATTTCACAAACCACATGGAAGTGAGGTAAAGAGTCGGACAAAAAGAGGAGTGCCAACTTTGACACATCCACGAACACTTTAGTTATCTTTGGATCATGGATTCGTGAAGGCATTTATGATGAGAATGGAAACTAATACGGAAACCATAAAAACAATTAGTTGCTTattctttctttccctttgtgACTCCCTCTACAAATCAAAATTCCAACACAGCCTTATAGTGAATCTTGCAACTAGATCCTGGGGCGAATCTTTCTCCTGGGGCCTGAAGTCAGGAATAGGATGTATGGCACATTGTAATGTCCACACAAAAGGATTAACCAACTCCTTAAAAGgacaagccaaaaaaaattcagcacCTATGTTTTACCGTAGCACACACTATAAATAGGTTTATATAGCAATCTAGCAGAATCGAGACACCATTATAACTCAAGGAATCCGATTAAGATAACGTTTCCTCCAATGTAGCTCATAAAGGCTCAAACAAGTTCCTCAATTAACTCACAAACGGGAAGCTTAAAATCTAAGGGATACATAAATACTGGCAACCGGCAGTTAAATTATTCCAGTGAGTACCAAAGAAGTATAAAAATCCAAAACTTATGACAAAAGTGGTTCCGAAAGACAAGGAAATCGCAAGTACTCAGATACTCATACAAACAAAATTAGACATATGGGCCTTGGATATAAATTCCAATTCAAGCAAGGCACAGATACACATTTATGAGGTAAAAGTACCTCATGTGTCATCTACAGGAGTAAAGTAAAATTTAGAGCCAGAATAACTTAGATAGTACTCAAAGTAAAACCATCCACACCCAACTCAATTTCAATTCGTGAAATAAAAGCACAGTAATCAATAAAAACAGCCCTTTGGATAGAGAGACTTGatgggaaaagagaaaaagattagAGTTTCTTGCCAAATTACCTATTTTGGATTACAGCCCCTTTTGGATGATAAGAAAGGATGAGATAAGAACAGGTAAGAGCCAGAAAAAGTTtccatttttgtacttttctacCCACCAAAAtactcaatccaaatgagtgatttggctaaaaaccaaaacccttttctttttttctcttatgAAATCCCTCCATCCAAAGAGGCTCTAAGTAATTTGGCGAGAAAAAAACGGgtacaaaaatgatattttttgattggctcCTTCCCCTTACTCACCTAAACTCACCCTTTTCTCACAATCCTCACAATCCAAAGGGCTCTCAACTCTCCAGTGAAAACCAACACAGACCCAACTCAATTACAGCTAGTCAGATGACAAATGGATCCTTGAGCATACAAATTAGGTACAAAAAACTAAGTTATGacctaaaccacaccaaaccgagACGAATTAACCCCCTACAAACCCAAGGGGCGGTGGAATTGGGTTCCAAATTAGGCGAGCTGCGCGTAAGCTGGTCTGGACGcgtgagttatcaaaaaaaattacacccaACAAAAGACAGTTATCTGAAGCTTCCTAAAATTAACAGCACCAATTATCAATCAGAACTTAATCACAAACATGAGAACATATCACAAAAAGGGATACAGATCAAAGAATTGAAACACATACAGGAAAAGAAGAATTCCCCAAATCACAGGAACTGTCTTTCTGATTCTCCATGCCCTCAGTTGCTTGTTCTGAGTCTTGAACTCCCATTTTGGGTGGTCTTAATTTCAGTCTGAAAGCAAATTGGaaagtctctcttttttttttttttttggagatagaatatgaacaaaaatggGTATTTGGAGAGAAGATTCGTTGGGAATATCTTGGAGTCTTTTGGTAAATGAGTAGATTTTAGTATTACTCTGTGGCGGGGCTCTGTTTTATGGTAGTAGGTTTAATGGATGGATGGGAAGTGTctacttagagagagagagagagagagcagagagagagaggagcagccGTTAAATTCCAGAGTTTTCTGTGAAAGCGTGAGATGTGGGGACGGCGGAGGTGTTAGCGTCCGATGATGTGATAGTCTGATAGTGTTTTTGCTTTCTTAAGGCGAAAGTGTCGGTTATGTGGCTGCaaacatcttcttctttttcatcatGATGAGAAAATATCTTAAAATTGACAAACTCTTACgtttatttttagaaagtgTTTTTgacacacttttttttcttctaatggcactcttctttttttctctctctattagGTAATGGAGatagaaaaaaaggaaaagtgctgttagagaaaatgagagtgccaaaatcacttcatTTATATTTtactgaatttaaaaaaaaggtagtGATTTAcacatttatttattatttatatttttgctCTTATAGGTATGAATTTGTTACTCTTTCATGTCTTATACACATAAATAGGCAATATAGTAAAAAGGAGTGTTGATAGTAAAAAGaagagtgctaaaatcaatttttgaaaaaaaatatttatttttgtgtttattcgcagccctttattttctcccatagctcactacatttcggtaaatggttgttgaaaatcatacataatatttcggtaaatagctattgaaaacaagattatattttggtaaatacatgtcgaaaatatgtcgCACAAAAATTTGTTGCACTCATCTAGT contains the following coding sequences:
- the LOC131299416 gene encoding probable protein phosphatase 2C 27, producing MGVQDSEQATEGMENQKDSSCDLGNSSFPLESISEDASVSNRRYNPFNHFIPALRSGEWSDIGGRSDMEDTHICITNLAKNFGYNVLDEEAISFYGVFDGHGGKGAANFVREHLPRVIVEDADFPLELEKVVTRSFMETDAAFAKSCSLESALSSGTTALTAMIFGRSLLVANAGDCRAVLSRRGMVIEMSKDHRPCCDNERMRIESLGGFIDDGYLNGQLGVTRALGDWHMNGLKETTTGMGGPLSAEPELKLLTLTKEDEFLIIGSDGMWDVFRSQNAVDFARRKLQEHNDVKKCCKEIVEEAVKRGAMDNLTVVMVCFHSEPPLPMVVQRPRVKRSISAEGLQNIKCLLEEG